Genomic window (Mycosarcoma maydis chromosome 5, whole genome shotgun sequence):
ATCGGGTCGGCGTTCTTGAACTTTTGTGAGAAAGGAACACGCTCTCGCTTGGGCAGCGACTGGACGAATCGAAGCGTATTTTCCGAACAGATGGTCTTGATGACTTCGTCTGGTGGGgtgccgagcagctcggtgATAATGGAGAATTGGTTGACGTGGTCCTTTCCTGGGAAGAGCGGCTTGCCTTCAAGCATCTCTGCAAAAATGCAACCTGCACTCCAAACATCGACAGCCACATCGTACTTTTGCCAGGTGAGCATGATTTCGGGGGCACGGTAATATCTTGTGCTGACGTAACCGGTCATCTGGGGGTCCTGGATACGGGCAAGACCAAAGTCGCAGATCTTCAGATCGCAGTTCTCGTTGACGAGAATGTTGCTTGGCTTCAAGTCACGGTGGACGACACCGGCCGAGTGAACGTACTTGAGACCTCGGAGGATCTGGTACAAGAAGTACTGAATGAATTGCTTCTCGAGTGGACGGCTGGTGAGCAGTCGGTGGAGATCAGTGCCGAGGAGCTCGGTGACAAAGTAACTGTGAGAGTCAAGATCGAAAAGGCAGCAGAAAAGATGGATTGGTGTGTCAGTTGCAACACTCTGAGAAAAACAGCATCTTGGTGTGCTGGCAAAAGCTACGCAGCATGGTTGGCAAAGGGATCGATTGGTTGTTGATCCTTGAGGCAGCTTGAACGGAACCAAAGGTGCACAAGGGGCTCGGCTGTGACGTGACACTTACATATCCTCAAGAGGCGAGATGAAAATGTCGCTGAGGCTGATAATCTGTTGTGCAGAAGAAACAAGCAAAGGGGCGGAGAGAAAAGAGTGAGATGGCCGTTCGTGGATGGCACGAGTTGTGTGTGGATGATACGGACGTTTTCGTGACGAATGTgtttgagcagcttgagctctcGGTAGGTACGCTTGGAGAGAACGGGAGTGGAAAAAGGTTTCATGATCTTCTTGATGGCAACCGAGGTGCTTGTGAGCTGGTCGTTTGCGGAGCAGACCAGACCGAAAGCGCCCATGCCGACGGGCTGCAAGTCGACATATCGGGTGGTGACCTCAAAGACGGTACCAAAAATGGAGAGCTTGACAAAGTCGGCCATGTTGGGACGAGACTGGAGACTACAGTGAGTCCAAGGGTGTAACGGATTGAAAGGCTCGGGATGTCGAGAACGAGGATGCTAGCGTTGCTTGATGGACAGACTGGAGATGACGAATGCAGCGATGCGACGACCAAGTCTAaagaggcgagcgagcagatGGTGACACTTGATAAAAGCCAGAAA
Coding sequences:
- a CDS encoding putative mitogen-activated protein kinase HOG1, whose protein sequence is MADFVKLSIFGTVFEVTTRYVDLQPVGMGAFGLVCSANDQLTSTSVAIKKIMKPFSTPVLSKRTYRELKLLKHIRHENIISLSDIFISPLEDIYFVTELLGTDLHRLLTSRPLEKQFIQYFLYQILRGLKYVHSAGVVHRDLKPSNILVNENCDLKICDFGLARIQDPQMTGYVSTRYYRAPEIMLTWQKYDVAVDVWSAGCIFAEMLEGKPLFPGKDHVNQFSIITELLGTPPDEVIKTICSENTLRFVQSLPKRERVPFSQKFKNADPMALDLLEKMLVFDPRTRISAAEALAHPYLAPYHDPTDEPEAEEAFDWSFNDADLPVDTWKVMMYSEILDFHNIDNSGQDEGPVPPVNN